In a single window of the Nocardiopsis composta genome:
- a CDS encoding replicative DNA helicase: MTVTDLDARRSTGMEELPPHDIDAEQIAVGAAILDRRALSDIAEIITPADLYRPAHQTILQTVMDMADDGKPLGAVAVAAELERRGATRATGGGVYLHALTDAVPVADNGAYYARIVADLAARRRIAEAGARIHQLGMNTEGEAGEVAEQAVEALAQAMVDGSQHDGDTEAIGDDAEFIDRLAAPVDTSRAVPAPYAELEDLLGGLKNGQLITVAGRTGAGKSVVGLDIARHTAIGLGMPVLYASMEMPQELVRQRVYAAQAKVALTAITHHTLTERDWDALAAARPAIAEAPLYISTPPSCTLGLVRSRLQAMERRGRAARLLVVDHVGLMSSTGRTESRYNEVSEFARGLKLIAMGFDIPVVMLCQVNRAAGNRADAIPRLSDLRDSGELEQSSDVVLIVHRPDYEVTEKEHARAGEVDLYVAKNRSGPQAVVTLSSQLHYARFVDMAQG; encoded by the coding sequence ATGACCGTCACCGACCTGGACGCCCGCCGCAGCACCGGCATGGAGGAGCTGCCGCCGCACGACATCGACGCCGAGCAGATCGCGGTCGGCGCGGCGATCCTGGATCGGCGCGCCCTGTCCGACATCGCCGAGATCATCACCCCCGCCGACCTTTACCGGCCCGCCCACCAGACGATCCTGCAGACCGTCATGGACATGGCCGACGACGGCAAGCCGCTGGGGGCGGTGGCGGTGGCCGCCGAGCTGGAGCGCCGCGGCGCCACCCGGGCCACCGGCGGCGGGGTGTACCTGCACGCCCTCACCGACGCCGTCCCGGTCGCCGACAACGGCGCCTACTACGCCCGCATCGTCGCCGACCTGGCCGCCCGCCGCCGCATCGCCGAGGCCGGCGCCCGCATCCACCAGCTCGGCATGAACACTGAAGGGGAGGCGGGCGAGGTCGCCGAGCAGGCCGTGGAGGCCCTGGCCCAGGCGATGGTCGACGGCTCCCAGCACGACGGCGACACCGAGGCCATCGGCGACGACGCCGAGTTCATCGACCGCCTCGCCGCCCCGGTGGACACCTCCCGCGCCGTGCCCGCTCCCTACGCCGAGCTGGAGGACCTGCTCGGCGGGCTGAAGAACGGCCAGCTGATCACCGTGGCCGGGCGCACCGGCGCCGGCAAGTCCGTGGTGGGCCTGGACATCGCCCGCCACACCGCGATCGGTCTGGGCATGCCGGTGCTCTACGCCTCGATGGAGATGCCCCAGGAGCTGGTGCGCCAGCGGGTGTACGCCGCGCAGGCGAAGGTGGCGCTGACCGCGATCACCCACCACACCCTCACCGAGCGGGACTGGGACGCGCTGGCCGCGGCCCGGCCCGCGATCGCCGAGGCGCCGCTGTACATCTCCACGCCGCCCTCGTGCACGCTGGGGCTGGTGCGGTCCCGGCTGCAGGCGATGGAGCGCCGCGGGCGGGCGGCCCGGCTGCTGGTGGTCGACCACGTCGGCCTGATGTCGAGCACGGGCCGCACCGAGTCCCGCTACAACGAGGTCAGCGAGTTCGCCCGCGGGCTGAAGCTCATCGCGATGGGCTTCGACATCCCGGTGGTCATGCTGTGCCAGGTCAACCGGGCGGCCGGCAACCGGGCGGACGCCATCCCGCGGCTGTCGGACCTGCGGGACTCCGGGGAGCTGGAGCAGTCCTCCGATGTGGTGCTGATCGTGCACCGGCCTGACTACGAGGTCACCGAGAAGGAGCACGCGCGGGCGGGCGAGGTGGACCTGTACGTCGCGAAGAACCGGTCCGGCCCGCAGGCGGTGGTGACGCTGTCCAGCCAGCTGCACTACGCGCGCTTCGTGGACATGGCCCAGGGGTGA
- a CDS encoding WhiB family transcriptional regulator, with the protein MRTVCHAGRHPWSEETTAVLPGDGRRYCLECTRERAVLALAGRQVYTPQPEEATRPAGEWREHATCAGEPLRLFYGPSVEKPAAREARVAKAKAICGRCPVRTECAEDAVARGEKWGVRGGLTGTELKRERRRRMKRAVARSQVVCSCCGKTGPRGGPGPDGVLITSCRARWVRAGRPETVPPAPVGSAA; encoded by the coding sequence ATGAGGACCGTGTGCCACGCAGGGCGGCATCCCTGGAGCGAGGAGACCACCGCCGTGCTCCCCGGTGACGGGCGCCGGTACTGCCTGGAATGCACCCGGGAGCGCGCGGTCCTGGCGCTGGCCGGCCGCCAGGTCTACACCCCGCAGCCGGAAGAGGCTACGCGCCCGGCGGGGGAGTGGAGGGAGCACGCCACCTGCGCCGGGGAGCCGCTGAGGCTGTTCTACGGGCCCAGCGTCGAGAAGCCCGCCGCCCGGGAGGCGCGCGTGGCCAAGGCCAAGGCGATCTGCGGCCGCTGCCCGGTCCGCACCGAGTGCGCCGAGGACGCCGTGGCCCGCGGGGAGAAGTGGGGCGTGCGCGGGGGGCTCACCGGCACCGAGCTGAAGCGCGAGCGCCGCCGAAGGATGAAGCGCGCGGTCGCGCGGTCACAGGTGGTCTGCTCCTGCTGCGGGAAGACCGGGCCGCGCGGCGGCCCCGGCCCCGACGGGGTGCTGATCACCTCCTGCCGGGCCCGGTGGGTGCGCGCGGGCCGCCCCGAGACGGTGCCGCCGGCGCCGGTGGGGAGCGCGGCGTGA
- a CDS encoding helix-turn-helix domain-containing protein → MSRRTVACACCGAVGPHRGRGLIASCYGRAYEEGTLDRWPTVRRRTARRQGARLRERRAAYLALRTSGMKQAAAAARVGISVKTAYRYEHDEGGRP, encoded by the coding sequence ATGAGCCGCCGCACCGTCGCCTGCGCCTGCTGCGGCGCGGTCGGGCCGCACCGCGGCCGCGGTCTCATCGCCTCCTGCTACGGCCGCGCCTACGAGGAGGGCACCCTCGACCGCTGGCCGACGGTGCGGCGGCGGACGGCCCGCCGCCAGGGCGCCCGGCTCCGTGAGCGCCGCGCCGCCTACCTGGCCCTCCGCACCTCGGGGATGAAGCAGGCCGCCGCCGCGGCCCGGGTCGGGATCTCGGTCAAGACGGCCTACCGCTACGAGCACGACGAAGGAGGGCGGCCATGA
- the bet gene encoding phage recombination protein Bet, protein MTTTEIAVSSIGALALDPTQTEWTEPQTAALAQLGIADAPAGDQLVFLHQAQRTGLDPFAKQLYMIKRWDSQSGGYKYTIQAGIDGLRVIAERTGRYEGRTPIQWCGEDGVWRNVWLDRSRAPVAARCAVYKRGFREPLEGVAHWAEFVQTRKGGDPTPMWATKGAHMLGKVAEALALRAAFPQDLSGIYTPEETAAEDDAAAASGGPGQTIAEAVAEEYSRPSGEQMVTPEQLSEIAGRIRDLGMGKDAALEVYAEAAGRQVPTTRLLTAAEAEAVIEELARRAAPPEPEEAPEEPVDAEIVDDAPADDPWAERAEAAQ, encoded by the coding sequence ATGACCACGACCGAGATCGCCGTGTCCAGCATCGGCGCCCTGGCGCTGGACCCCACCCAGACCGAGTGGACCGAGCCGCAGACCGCGGCCCTGGCCCAGCTGGGCATCGCCGACGCCCCGGCCGGGGACCAGCTGGTGTTCCTGCACCAGGCGCAGAGGACCGGGCTGGACCCGTTCGCCAAGCAGCTCTACATGATCAAGCGCTGGGACTCCCAGTCCGGCGGCTACAAGTACACGATCCAGGCCGGCATCGACGGCCTGCGGGTGATCGCCGAGCGCACCGGACGCTACGAGGGCCGCACCCCCATCCAGTGGTGCGGGGAGGACGGGGTCTGGCGCAACGTGTGGCTGGACCGGAGCCGCGCCCCGGTGGCCGCGCGGTGCGCGGTGTACAAGCGCGGGTTCCGCGAACCCTTGGAGGGGGTCGCGCACTGGGCGGAGTTCGTGCAGACCAGGAAGGGCGGCGACCCGACCCCGATGTGGGCGACCAAGGGCGCGCACATGCTCGGCAAGGTCGCCGAGGCCCTCGCGCTGCGGGCGGCGTTCCCCCAGGACCTGTCCGGGATCTACACCCCGGAGGAGACCGCCGCTGAGGACGACGCCGCGGCCGCGTCCGGCGGGCCTGGCCAGACCATCGCCGAGGCGGTCGCCGAGGAGTACTCCCGGCCCTCCGGCGAGCAGATGGTCACGCCCGAGCAGCTGTCCGAGATCGCCGGGCGCATCCGCGACCTGGGCATGGGCAAGGACGCGGCCCTGGAGGTCTACGCCGAGGCGGCCGGGCGGCAGGTGCCGACGACGCGGCTGCTGACCGCCGCCGAGGCCGAGGCGGTCATCGAGGAGCTGGCTCGCCGCGCGGCCCCGCCGGAGCCCGAGGAGGCGCCGGAGGAGCCGGTGGACGCCGAGATCGTCGACGACGCGCCCGCGGACGATCCGTGGGCCGAGCGGGCGGAGGCGGCCCAGTGA
- a CDS encoding lambda-exonuclease family protein, whose translation MTIETPTGRLLGTWPDGSPEWHAARASRLGGSDMAAVLGRSPWVSPYRLWHLKAGNVVDGPASDAQARGHYLEDGIRRWWADRHPEFEVATGGTYAHRERDYQLANPDGLVLKDGRPVALLEIKTDSQDDDDVWGKAGTDQIPLYYRTQIQWYLDVLGLEVAHVAVLTARLEFREYTVRYDADDAAILRRRAEMFLDSLMFNEPPDFDGARSTYATVRELHPAIDGTTVELTFEEAAAYCAAKHALKAAEEAELHQRSILADRMGAAKKAAFAGHTIATRQARGESAPFVVAGRKLPDIQPRTEEEDAAA comes from the coding sequence GTGACCATCGAGACCCCGACCGGGCGGCTGCTCGGGACCTGGCCCGACGGGTCGCCCGAGTGGCATGCCGCCCGCGCCTCCCGCCTCGGCGGGTCCGACATGGCCGCGGTCCTGGGCCGGTCCCCGTGGGTGTCGCCGTACCGGCTGTGGCACCTGAAGGCGGGGAACGTCGTCGACGGCCCGGCGAGCGACGCGCAGGCCCGCGGCCACTACCTGGAGGACGGCATCCGCCGCTGGTGGGCCGACCGCCACCCCGAGTTCGAGGTCGCCACCGGCGGAACCTACGCCCACCGCGAGCGCGACTACCAGCTCGCCAACCCCGACGGGCTGGTCTTGAAGGACGGCCGGCCGGTCGCGCTGCTGGAGATCAAGACCGACTCTCAGGATGACGACGACGTCTGGGGCAAGGCCGGCACCGACCAGATCCCGCTGTACTACCGGACCCAGATCCAGTGGTACCTCGACGTGCTCGGCCTGGAGGTCGCCCACGTCGCAGTGCTCACCGCCAGGTTGGAGTTCCGCGAGTACACGGTCCGCTACGACGCGGACGACGCCGCGATCCTCCGCCGCCGCGCCGAGATGTTCCTGGACTCGCTGATGTTCAACGAGCCGCCGGACTTTGACGGCGCCCGCTCCACCTACGCCACCGTGCGCGAGCTGCACCCGGCCATCGACGGCACCACCGTCGAGCTGACCTTCGAGGAGGCGGCCGCCTACTGCGCAGCCAAGCACGCCCTGAAGGCCGCCGAGGAGGCCGAGCTGCACCAGCGCTCGATCCTCGCCGACCGCATGGGAGCCGCGAAGAAGGCCGCCTTCGCCGGGCACACGATCGCGACCCGGCAGGCCCGCGGCGAGTCCGCCCCCTTCGTGGTGGCCGGCCGCAAGCTCCCCGACATCCAGCCCCGCACCGAAGAAGAGGACGCAGCAGCATGA
- a CDS encoding helix-turn-helix domain-containing protein: MLNLEVDGAKLRTAREAAGMSVAALAEKAGCSIWNIYRIERSTGQPSAEVYGRICKALRIKDDSLLKEGSAA, encoded by the coding sequence ATGCTCAACCTCGAAGTCGACGGGGCCAAGCTCCGTACCGCCCGCGAGGCCGCCGGGATGTCCGTCGCCGCACTCGCCGAGAAGGCTGGCTGTTCGATCTGGAACATCTACCGGATCGAACGGAGCACCGGCCAGCCATCCGCAGAGGTCTACGGGCGCATCTGCAAGGCCCTCCGCATCAAAGACGACTCCCTTCTGAAGGAGGGGAGCGCGGCATGA
- a CDS encoding helix-turn-helix domain-containing protein, translating into MAVADPRTRLGAAVEDRIDELGLEYVEVAARAGISVETLAKVRRGEKVRDTTLRKIEQALGWPRGHMEQVLSEKGADPLAAPAERADEEEVDAKGLLREGERLTRLPSGDDEWEYTLWLPAPAGRRRRLPISFPRDAPLEEVVSELHRLAELIRLSAPGHTGAQRQL; encoded by the coding sequence ATGGCAGTGGCAGACCCCCGGACCCGCCTCGGCGCAGCAGTCGAGGATCGAATCGACGAGCTCGGCCTCGAATACGTCGAAGTCGCCGCTCGGGCCGGCATCAGCGTCGAGACCCTGGCGAAAGTCCGCCGGGGTGAAAAGGTCCGAGATACGACCCTGCGCAAGATCGAGCAGGCGCTCGGCTGGCCGCGCGGCCATATGGAGCAGGTGCTGTCCGAGAAGGGCGCCGACCCGCTAGCGGCGCCCGCCGAACGGGCCGACGAGGAGGAGGTCGACGCCAAAGGTCTGCTTCGCGAGGGCGAGCGGCTGACCCGCCTGCCGAGCGGCGACGACGAGTGGGAGTACACCCTGTGGCTCCCTGCGCCCGCCGGGCGCCGCCGCCGCCTGCCCATCAGCTTCCCCCGGGATGCCCCCCTGGAAGAGGTCGTGTCGGAGCTTCACCGGCTCGCCGAGCTGATCCGGCTGTCCGCTCCCGGCCACACCGGGGCACAGCGGCAGCTATAG
- a CDS encoding recombinase family protein, with protein sequence MDIGDRRAIEFSWEVVGRYADDGRSASQYASQSREDWETEVLPRIERGEAEILWLWEFSRGTRERMMWARLADACQRHSMFIALDDELWDTLNPDHMRYLDGLMADSVAESGKTRKRIIRDVAAQAEVGAPHGEAAFGFAREYDPKTGVLLRQVIDPGQAEIVREAAERFLGGDGLQTIAKDFNARGIPAPRGGRWHGSTLRYLLERPSLMGKRSWRGRIMESGGWPHIIDPPDWWAIQAKLRDPSRRKAKDTKARHLLSGIALCGEPTCRGKLRMRQDRWGFKYSCVGVYPGAPTGLGHVSRSERKTDRHVELMLAQRFSMRDVLERLAAGGGASENAGEVQAELEALEADLELAYEAAKRTGPGRLPMARLLEIEATLTPRIEELRGRLRPKAVDPMAQALADEDPARVLETWRGWTLEQQRSALRAWTEEIVVLRTGKTGRRELTAHESISISWVGA encoded by the coding sequence CTGGACATCGGCGACCGCCGCGCGATCGAATTCTCGTGGGAGGTCGTCGGCCGCTACGCCGATGACGGCCGCTCCGCCTCACAGTACGCCTCCCAATCACGAGAGGACTGGGAGACCGAAGTCCTCCCTAGGATCGAGCGCGGCGAAGCGGAGATCTTGTGGCTCTGGGAGTTCAGCCGCGGCACCCGCGAGCGGATGATGTGGGCGCGGCTGGCCGATGCGTGCCAGCGGCACAGCATGTTCATTGCGCTCGACGACGAGCTGTGGGACACGCTCAATCCGGACCACATGCGCTACCTCGACGGGCTCATGGCCGACTCGGTGGCGGAGTCGGGCAAGACGCGCAAGCGGATCATCCGCGACGTCGCAGCGCAGGCCGAGGTCGGCGCCCCGCATGGGGAGGCGGCCTTCGGGTTCGCTCGCGAGTACGACCCCAAGACCGGTGTGCTGCTGCGGCAGGTCATTGACCCCGGGCAGGCCGAGATCGTGCGGGAGGCCGCTGAGCGGTTCCTCGGCGGGGACGGGCTGCAGACGATCGCCAAGGACTTCAATGCTCGGGGGATTCCTGCGCCGCGGGGTGGACGGTGGCATGGGTCCACCCTGCGCTACCTCTTGGAGCGGCCGAGCCTGATGGGCAAACGGTCCTGGAGGGGCCGCATCATGGAGTCCGGCGGGTGGCCGCACATCATCGATCCGCCGGACTGGTGGGCCATCCAAGCGAAACTGCGGGACCCGTCGCGGCGGAAGGCGAAGGACACCAAGGCGCGGCATCTGCTGTCCGGGATCGCACTGTGTGGGGAGCCGACGTGCCGGGGGAAGCTGCGGATGCGCCAGGACCGGTGGGGGTTCAAGTACTCCTGTGTGGGAGTCTACCCGGGTGCGCCGACCGGGCTGGGGCACGTCTCGCGGAGCGAGCGGAAGACCGACCGGCATGTGGAGCTGATGCTGGCTCAGCGCTTCAGCATGCGCGACGTGCTGGAGCGGCTGGCGGCCGGCGGAGGGGCCTCGGAGAACGCGGGCGAGGTGCAGGCGGAGCTGGAGGCGCTCGAGGCCGACCTGGAGTTGGCCTATGAGGCGGCGAAGCGCACGGGTCCGGGGCGGCTGCCGATGGCGCGGCTGCTGGAGATCGAGGCGACGCTGACTCCGCGGATCGAGGAGCTGCGGGGGCGGCTGCGGCCGAAGGCGGTCGACCCGATGGCGCAGGCGCTGGCGGACGAGGACCCGGCGCGGGTGCTGGAGACGTGGCGCGGCTGGACTCTGGAGCAGCAGCGCAGCGCTCTGCGGGCGTGGACCGAGGAGATCGTCGTGCTGCGCACGGGGAAGACCGGGCGGCGTGAGCTGACGGCGCACGAGTCGATCTCGATCAGCTGGGTCGGGGCATGA
- a CDS encoding selenium-binding family protein — protein sequence MALWKPDPTFYPSPRDAAEGPAERLAYVAAFDRAARRPDAIAVLDTDPGSADYGSVVGWTDLPNLGDELHHFGWNACSSALCPYAPHPHVERRYLIVPALRSSRIYVLDTRPDPRKPEIVKVIEPEELAKRAGYSRPHTVHCGPDGLYVSALGSADGGGPGGIAVLDHDSFEVLGRWEVDRGPQHLAYDFWWHLTRDVAVTSEWGTPDMIEDGVDPDLLLGRKYGHRLHFWDLRRRRHVQEVDLGDQHQMTLELRPAHDPTREYGFAGVVVSVEDLSASVWTWYRERGEWAARKVITIPAEPAPEEALPPALKPFGAVPPLVTDIDLSVDDRFLYVSAWGIGELKQYDVSDPFNPRETGSVRLGGVTARTPHPARPDLPLAGGPQMVEVSRDGKRVYVTNSLYGSWDDPSRYRSCSVSYCHADAPQRQRSPQRQAPRHPLRPRLRREARKPLMRPAAGHRRPPRDRILVGGRRPLRR from the coding sequence ATGGCGCTCTGGAAACCGGATCCGACGTTCTACCCCTCGCCGAGGGACGCCGCGGAGGGGCCCGCGGAGCGCCTGGCCTACGTCGCCGCGTTCGACCGGGCCGCGCGGCGGCCGGACGCGATCGCGGTGCTCGACACCGACCCGGGCTCGGCCGACTACGGCTCGGTGGTGGGCTGGACGGACCTGCCCAACCTCGGCGACGAACTGCACCACTTCGGGTGGAACGCGTGCAGCAGCGCGCTGTGCCCCTACGCCCCGCACCCGCACGTGGAGCGGCGCTACCTGATCGTGCCGGCGCTGCGCTCCTCGCGGATCTACGTGCTCGACACCAGGCCCGACCCGCGCAAGCCCGAGATCGTCAAGGTCATCGAGCCCGAGGAGCTGGCCAAGCGGGCCGGCTACTCCCGCCCGCACACCGTGCACTGCGGCCCCGACGGGCTGTACGTCTCCGCGCTGGGCAGCGCGGACGGCGGCGGGCCCGGCGGCATCGCCGTCCTGGACCACGACTCCTTCGAGGTGCTGGGCCGCTGGGAGGTCGACCGCGGCCCGCAGCACCTGGCCTACGACTTCTGGTGGCACCTCACCCGCGACGTCGCGGTCACCTCCGAGTGGGGCACCCCGGACATGATCGAGGACGGCGTCGACCCCGACCTGCTGCTCGGCCGCAAGTACGGGCACCGGCTGCACTTCTGGGACCTGCGCCGGCGCCGCCACGTCCAGGAGGTCGACCTGGGCGACCAGCACCAGATGACGCTGGAACTGCGCCCCGCCCACGACCCCACCCGGGAGTACGGCTTCGCCGGGGTCGTCGTCTCGGTGGAGGACCTCTCCGCATCGGTGTGGACCTGGTACCGCGAACGCGGCGAGTGGGCCGCCCGCAAGGTGATCACCATCCCGGCCGAACCCGCCCCAGAGGAGGCCCTGCCGCCCGCGCTCAAACCCTTCGGCGCGGTCCCGCCGCTGGTCACCGATATCGACCTGTCGGTGGACGACCGGTTCCTCTACGTCTCGGCGTGGGGCATCGGCGAGCTCAAGCAGTACGACGTCAGCGACCCCTTCAACCCGAGGGAGACCGGGTCGGTCCGGCTCGGCGGGGTCACCGCCCGCACCCCGCACCCGGCCCGCCCCGACCTGCCGCTGGCCGGCGGCCCGCAGATGGTCGAGGTCAGCAGGGACGGCAAGCGGGTCTACGTCACCAACAGCCTCTACGGCTCCTGGGACGACCCATCGCGGTATAGAAGCTGTTCGGTATCATACTGCCATGCCGATGCCCCTCAGCGCCAGCGCTCGCCTCAGAGACAGGCCCCGCGCCATCCTCTACGGCCGCGTCTCCGAAGAGAAGCCCGGAAGCCGCTCATGCGGCCAGCAGCTGGACATCGGCGACCGCCGCGCGATCGAATTCTCGTGGGAGGTCGTCGGCCGCTACGCCGATGA
- a CDS encoding dihydrofolate reductase family protein, protein MKLTVHTFVSLDGVMQGPGGPDEDASGGFEHGGWLVPHIDDDFGRIVDGWFDRVGEFLLGRSTYDMMRVHWSQVTDPEDKVAAALNGLSKHVVSTTLTEPAWQNTAAVISSGVPGAVAALKERPGGELQVHGSCRLLHTLHDAGLIDEYRLLVCPVVLGSGKRLFAEGAAASGYTLVHSETTGAGMVYQVLRPSAAFGTGDIEVEDGREKLLLPE, encoded by the coding sequence ATGAAGCTCACCGTGCACACCTTCGTCAGCCTCGACGGCGTCATGCAGGGGCCCGGCGGCCCGGACGAGGACGCCAGCGGCGGCTTCGAGCACGGCGGCTGGCTGGTGCCGCACATCGACGACGACTTCGGGCGGATCGTGGACGGCTGGTTCGACCGGGTCGGCGAGTTCCTGCTCGGCAGGTCCACCTACGACATGATGCGGGTCCACTGGTCCCAGGTCACCGACCCCGAGGACAAGGTGGCGGCGGCGCTGAACGGGCTGTCCAAGCACGTCGTGTCGACCACGCTCACCGAGCCCGCCTGGCAGAACACCGCCGCGGTGATCTCCTCCGGCGTGCCCGGGGCGGTGGCGGCGCTCAAGGAGCGCCCCGGCGGGGAGCTGCAGGTGCACGGCAGCTGCCGGCTGCTGCACACCCTGCACGACGCCGGGCTGATCGACGAGTACCGCCTACTGGTCTGCCCGGTGGTGCTCGGCTCCGGCAAGCGGCTGTTCGCCGAGGGCGCCGCCGCCTCCGGCTACACCCTGGTGCACAGCGAGACGACCGGCGCCGGCATGGTCTACCAGGTGCTGCGGCCGTCCGCCGCGTTCGGCACCGGGGACATCGAGGTGGAGGACGGCCGGGAGAAGCTGCTGCTGCCCGAATGA
- a CDS encoding triose-phosphate isomerase, producing the protein MNAALWIGTSFKMNKTRAQAVAYAARLREAVGAGIPGVQPFVLPSATALAEVTAALGPERTVLTGVQNAHWASAGAWTGELSVPQAADAGAAIVEIGHSERRAHFAETDATVRLKVEAVLRHGLTPLVCCGESAEDFARGRSVDRVLEQVAAAFDGIGGTGRALVAYEPVWAIGEHGRAPRPEEIAPVHRALAEEWGDRTAGVLYGGSVTPANAPELLMVPGVGGLFAGRSAWRVEGYLALLEAGRAHLAPAG; encoded by the coding sequence GTGAACGCCGCGCTGTGGATCGGCACCAGCTTCAAGATGAACAAGACCCGGGCGCAGGCCGTCGCCTACGCGGCGCGGCTGCGCGAGGCGGTCGGCGCCGGCATCCCCGGGGTGCAGCCGTTCGTGCTGCCCTCGGCGACCGCGCTCGCCGAGGTCACCGCGGCGCTCGGGCCGGAGCGCACCGTGCTGACCGGGGTGCAGAACGCGCACTGGGCCAGCGCGGGCGCCTGGACCGGGGAGCTGTCGGTGCCGCAGGCGGCCGACGCCGGGGCGGCCATCGTGGAGATCGGCCACTCCGAGCGGCGCGCGCACTTCGCCGAGACCGACGCGACGGTGCGGCTCAAGGTCGAGGCGGTGCTGCGGCACGGCCTCACCCCGCTGGTGTGCTGCGGGGAGAGCGCCGAGGACTTCGCCCGCGGCCGCTCCGTCGACCGGGTGCTGGAACAGGTCGCGGCGGCCTTCGACGGGATCGGCGGCACCGGGCGGGCGCTGGTCGCCTACGAACCGGTGTGGGCCATCGGCGAGCACGGCCGCGCGCCGCGCCCCGAGGAGATCGCCCCGGTGCACCGCGCGCTGGCCGAGGAGTGGGGCGACCGCACCGCCGGTGTGCTCTACGGCGGCTCGGTCACCCCGGCCAACGCGCCCGAGCTGCTCATGGTCCCCGGTGTCGGCGGCCTGTTCGCCGGCCGCTCCGCCTGGCGTGTGGAGGGCTACCTCGCGCTGCTGGAGGCGGGCCGCGCCCACCTGGCCCCGGCCGGGTGA
- a CDS encoding ribose-5-phosphate isomerase: MRIVVGSDTAGFDYKEAVKADLAAHPEVAEVADVGVASGQDTDYPHIAVEAARRIAGGLADRAVLVCGTGLGVAIAANKVPGVRAVTAHDPFSVERSVLSNDAQVLCLGQRVIGLELARRLVREWLTYTFDASSPSAGKVAALCSYEPAAEDR, from the coding sequence ATGCGCATCGTCGTCGGCTCGGACACGGCGGGATTCGACTACAAGGAGGCGGTCAAGGCCGATCTGGCCGCCCACCCGGAGGTGGCCGAGGTCGCCGACGTCGGCGTGGCCTCCGGCCAGGACACCGACTACCCGCACATCGCGGTCGAGGCGGCCCGGCGGATCGCCGGCGGGCTGGCCGACCGCGCGGTGCTGGTCTGCGGGACCGGCCTGGGCGTGGCCATCGCCGCCAACAAGGTGCCCGGGGTGCGGGCGGTCACCGCGCACGACCCGTTCTCGGTGGAGCGGTCGGTGCTGTCCAACGACGCCCAGGTGCTCTGCCTCGGGCAGCGCGTCATCGGCCTGGAGCTGGCCCGCAGGCTGGTGCGCGAATGGCTGACCTACACCTTCGACGCCTCCTCGCCGTCCGCGGGCAAGGTGGCGGCGCTGTGCTCCTACGAGCCCGCGGCGGAGGACCGGTGA